GCCCAGGCCCAGGGCAAGGCCTTCGCCGATCTGACACCTGACCAGCAGGACGCCCTGCTGACGGATATGGAGGGCGGCAAGGTCGACTTGGGCGGCACGGACGCCAAGGCCTTTTTCGAGCTGATGTTGCAGAACGTGCGCGAAGGCTATTTCGCCGACCCGATGTACGGCGGCAACAAGGACATGGCGGGCTGGAAGCTGGTGGGCTTTCCCGGCGCCCGCTACGACTATCGTGACGTGATCGGCAAGCGCGGCCAGAAGCTGGACCTGCCGCCGGTCAGCCTGCTGGACCGCGGTTAGGCCCGCAACCGCATCCTCCCAACACGAACGACCGGCGCGGCTACGGGCGGCGCCTGAAGGTGGAATCATGGCACAACAACGGGCGCGTGTGGACGCCGTCATCGTCGGCCTGGGCTGGGCCGGTTCCCTGATGGCGGAGGAATTGACGCGGGCGGGCTTGACGGTGGTGGCCCTGGAACGGGGCGCCTGGCGCGACACCACCACGGATTTCCCGCCGGCGGTGGATACCGATGAACTGCGCTGGTCCACCCGTCGCGGCATGCTCCAGCCCCAGGCGGTGGAGACGCTGACCTTCCGCAACCGGCCGGACCAAGGCGCACTCCCCTTGCGCGACTGGAACTGTTTCCAGTTCGGCTGGAACGTGGGCGGGGCGGGCACCCACTGGAACGGCATGACCTGGCGGTTCAAGCCCTATGATTTCCAGCCCCATACCCTGACGCGCCGCCGTTATGGCGACAAGAAGCTGGCCGACGGCCTGCAGGTCCAGGACTGGGGCGTCAGCTATGATGACCTGGAACCTTTCTACGACCGGTTCGAACGGCTGGCCGGCACCTCGGGCAAAGCCGGCAACATCCAGGGCCAGGCGCAGCCGGGCGGCAACCCGTTCGAGGGGCCGCGCCAGCGCGACTACCCCCTGCCGCCGCTACAGCGCACCCGTGCCTGCGACCTGTTCGATGCCGGGGCCGCCAAGCTGGGCCTGCATTCCTTCCCCGTGCCGGCGGGCAACACCTCGGGCGCCTACGTCAACCCGCTGGGCGTCCATATGGCGCCCTGCACCTATTGCGGCTATTGCGAGTTCTTCGGCTGCGGCAACTGGTCGAAGTCCAGCCCCCAGGCTTGCATCCTGCCGGCGCTTAAGCGCCGCCCCAACTTCAGCGTCCTGACACAGTCTGAGGTGCTGAAGGTCAATTTGGCGGCGGACAAGAAGACGGCCACCGGCGTCACCTTTATCGATGCCGCCGGCCGCCTGTGGGAACAGCCGGCCGATATCGTCGTCATCTCCGCCTACCAGATGGACAATGTGCGGCTGATGCTGCTGTCGGGCATCGGCAAGCCGTATGACCGCGCCAGCGGCACCGGCGTGGTGGGGCGCAACTACGCCTATCAGACCATCTCCGGCGCCAGTGTGTTTTTCGAGGATGAGCACCTGAACCCCTTCATCGGGGCGGGCGCCCTGGCGCAGGCGGTGGACGACTACAACTCCGACAATTTCGACCACACGCACCACGATTTCATCGGCGGTGCCAACATGCTGATCCATTCCACCAACGGCCGGCCCATCGGCATGGGTGGGGCGGTGCCGCCGGGCACGCCGCGCTGGGGCAGCGATTGGAAGAAGGCCTACCGCGACAGCTACCAGAACAGCAATTCCGTCTATTGCCAGGGCACCAGCTACGGCCATCGCGACGTCTACCTGGACCTGGACCCCACCTACACCGACCGCCACGGCATGCCGCTGCTGCGCGTGACCTTCGACTGGAATGAGAACGACGCCAGGATGGCGCACTTCATCGCCGACCGGGCGGTGGAGATGGGCCACGCCATGGGCGCCAAGGTCGTTTCGCGGTTCGAGCCGACGGCCAAGGCCTTCAGCCCCATGGACCAGTTGTCGTCCCACACCACCGGCGGTGCCGTCATGGGCGCCGACCCGACCACCAGCGCCCTGAACCCGTATCTGCAAAGCTGGGACGTGCACAACGTCTTCGTGGCCGGCGCCTCCTGCTTTGCCAATAACGGCGGCTGTAACCCCACGGGCACGGTGGCCGCCACCACCCTATGGGCGGCGCACGCCATCAAGGAACAGTACCTGAAGAACCCGGGCCCCCTGGTGAAGGCGTGATGGCCATGCGCAAGAAGACGATCCTGGGGTTGGGCCTGCCCTTGCTGGCCATCGCCGTGGCGGCGGGCGGCTTGCTGTACCGCGCCAATGATGCCGCCCGCGACCGCGTGGCGGATGATAGGCTGAAGACGGCGGACGCCGCCCCGCCGGATGCCGCCGCCATCCAGCGCGGTGCCTATGTCGCGGCCACGGCCGATTGCGCCGCCTGTCACACGGCGCCGGGCTCGGCCCAGGCCTTCGCGGGCGGCTATCCGCTGAAGACGCCGTTCGGCGTGCTGATCTCCAGCAACATCACGCCGGACCGGGAAACCGGCATCGGCGACTGGACGGAACGCGACTTCTTCCGCGCCGTCCGCCATGGGCAAAGCCCGCACGGGCCCCTCTACGCCGCCATGCCCTACAACGCCTATGTCAAGCTGACCGACCAGGACATGCACGACCTGTGGGCCTATATGCGCAGCCAGGCGCCGGTGCATAACCACATCGTCAGCAACCAGTTGCCCTTCCCCTTCAACATCCGCCTGCTGAACCTGGGCTGGAACCTGCTGTTCTTCGACAACCATCCCTTCCAGCCCAAGGGCGAGCAGTCGGCGGAATGGAACCGGGGTGCCTATCTGGTCGATGGGCCCGGCCATTGCGCCGCCTGCCACACTGCCAAGAACCCGCTGGGTGGTGACAGCAGCGCCTATCTGCAGGGCGGTCCCCTGCAAGGTTGGTACGCGCCGGAGATCGCCAACAACCCCCATGTCGGCCTGGGCGCCTGGACGGTGCCGGAAATCGCCCAGTACCTGAAGACGGGCAGCAACGGCCGGGCCGTCGCCTCCGGCCCGATGGCGGAGGCGGTGGAGAATTCCACCCAACACCTGACCGACGCCGACCTGGTCGCCATCGCCACATATCTGCGCACCGTGCCGGGATCCAACACCCAGGCGCCGGGGCCGCTGGCGGCGGATGACGCCCGCATGCGGCGCGGCGCCCAGGTCTACGCTGTCAATTGCAGCGCCTGCCATGAGGGCCGGGGCCAGGGCGTGGCGGACATGGTCACCGGTTTCGCCGGCAACCCGGCGGTGCAGTCCGCCAACCCCGACAGCCTGGTGCAGACCCTGCTGAAGGGCGGGCGTGGGGCGGTGACCGAGGCTAACCCGACGGGTGCCGGCATGCCGGCCTTCGGCTGGAAGCTGAACGACGCCGATGCTGCGGCGGTGCTGACCTTCATCCGCAACAGCTGGGGCAACGCCGCCGCCCCCGTGACCGCCGATCAGGTGGCCGCCACCCGGGCCGCGCTGGGGGCCCCGGCGGTGGTGAAGTAAGCGTTTTTAAAAGACGAAAACGGTTCAGTAATGCCCAGGCCCGCGTCATGCGCGGGGTGGGCATTCTTTTTGTGTTGGGGAATCGACGTTTTGTTGAATGCCTTGACTTGAGTGCATCCGCATGCGGGTGGGTAAAAGTTAATAAATTTCAAAATAATCCGTTTCAGTCCAGCTCTCTATAGAGATTAGCTGCGCGCCATCTTGATAAAGATCAAATCTAAAATTTTAGGAATATTTCGAGCGCGGGAAAGCCTGGCACCTTGCCCCGGCATAGGTCATGCTTAGATGAAAGTGGTAGGATAAACGGCGAAGCACGCTGTTTGGGGAATGTTCATGGGCTATGGGGGCCTATGAATCTCTTTTAGATCATGTAGTTGATCCTAATCGCTCGACGGATTTGGCCTGGGCTAACTCTTCGGAGATATGCGGCTAGGTCTAGGTCGTTGGCGATAAATTAACCTTTATGGCCTAGAACTTCACATCGGGACGCACTACAAATCCGCAGCTCATTTTAAAAGGGTATATTACGTGACCCCGATCCATGATTCAGCTTTGCGTGTTGTTAGCGATACCAACGCTCCAGCCGGCATCCATGATGATGCCCTGGGCCGGGTGCTGTCGGTGCTGGCGGCGCAAGGTCAGATGGCGCCGGGGGCCCTGGGCCGGGCGCAGGCGGCGGGCGGCCGGGTGGACCGGCGGCTGGTGGATCTGGGCCTGGTGTCCGAAGACCATATGGCGGCGGCCTACGCCCGGGCCCTGGGCCTGGCGCTGTGGCCGGCCGACCATCTGCCCGAGGCCGCGGTCATGGTGGACACGGCCAATCTGGGTTTTCTTAAGACCAACCAGATGCTGCCGCTGACCGCCGACGGGGCGGAGGCGGTATTCGCCATGGCCGATCCGCTGGACCGCCAGGCGCTGGGGGCGGCGTCCTTCCTGGCCGGCCGGCCGGTGCGGGCGGTGGTCATGACCGGCACCGCCATCGCCGCCGCCTTGGACCGGCTGTACGAGGTGGGGAACCCCACCGCCAACGACGACGACCTGCCCGACCTGCTGGAGGGCGATGCCGAGCGCCTGCGCGATCTCGCCAGCGAGGGGCCGGTGGTGCGCCTGGTGGGCAACGCCATCCAGGCGGCCCTGGCGGCCGGCGCCACCGACATCCATGTCGAGCCCATGGCCGACCGGCTGGTGGTCCGTCACCGCGTCGACGGCATCCTGCGTGAGGCGGAGGTGCTGCCCCGCCGTGTGGCCCCCGGCATGATCACCCGCATCAAGGTGATGGCGGGCCTGGACATCGGTGAACGCCGCCTGCCGCAGGACGGCCGCATCCGCCAGACCCTGCAGGGCCGCGAGATCGATTTCCGTGTTTCCACCACCCCCACCGTGCATGGCGAGGATGTGGTGATGCGCATCCTGGACCAGCAGACGGCCGGCGGCACCTTGGACACGCTGGGCCTGCCGGCCGACGTGGCGGGCCCGCTGGCCGCCGAACTGAACCGGCCGCACGGCATCGTGCTGGTGACCGGCCCCACCGGCAGCGGCAAGACCACCACCCTGTACGCCGGCCTGCGCGGCATGGACGCGGTCCGCCGCAAGATCCTCACCGTGGAGGATCCGGTGGAATATCTGCTGGACGGGGTGAACCAGACGCAGGTGAAGCCCGGCATCGGCCTGACCTTCGCCCACGCCCTGCGCAGCTTCCTGCGCCAGGACCCGGACGTGATCCTGGTGGGTGAGATGCGCGATGCGGAAACCACCAAGGTGGCGGTGCAGGCGGCCCTGACCGGCCACCTGGTGCTGTCCACCCTGCACACCAACGATGCGGCCGGTGCGGTGCCGCGGCTGGTGGACATGGGGGTGGACCCCTATCTGCTGGCCTCCACCCTGAACGGGGTGCTGGCGCAGCGGCTGGTGCGCACGCTGTGCCCCAGTTGCCGCCAGCCCTATGCCCTGTCGGCGGACGCGGCGGTGGCCCTGGGCCTGCCGGCGAAGATGGTGACGGTGTACCGGGCGGTGGGGTGCGCGGCCTGCAACGGCACGGGCTATCGCGGCCGCATGGCCATCGCCGAATGGCTGCCGGTGAACGACCAGGTGCGGGCGCTGGTGCGCCGGGGCGCCTCGATCGGCGGAGATCGAGGCGGCGGCGGTGGCCACCGGCGGCATGGTGCCGCTGTACCAGGACGGCCTGTCCCGCGTGCTGGACGGCGACACCACGCCCGAAGAAATCCTGCGCGTCACCAAGGCGGATTAAGTGGCGGATTGAGATGATGATGGCCAGTTTCACCTACCGATCCGTCGACGCCGAAGGCCGCGCCCGTCGTGGCACCATTGAGGCGGCCAACCGCAGCAGTGCCGTGGACCAATTGATGCAGCGCGGCCTGACGCCGCTGTCGCTGCGTGAGGCCGGGGCCAGGAAAGGCCTCAGCCTGGGCCGTGGCCGCGACCTGAACCGGGCCGAACGGCTGTCTTTCGTGCGTGACTTGGCCAACCTGGTGTCCGCCGGTTTCGCGCTGGAGCCCGCCTTGGGCCTGGTGGCGGACCAGATGCCGCGCCCGGCCTCCGCCGCATTGGTGGGCCGCCTGCGCGAACGGGTGCGGGCCGGTGAAGGCCTGGCCGCCGCCCTGTCGGCCCACGCCACCGTCTTCCCGCCGGAGTTCGTCGGCCTGGTCGCGGCGGGTGAGCAGGGCGGGTCGCTGGCCGCCGCCCTGGGCCACCTGGCGGTTCTGGAGGAAGAGCGCACCCATTTCCGCCAGCGCCTGATCAGCGCCATGGTCTATCCCGCCTTGATCGCGCTGCTGACCCTGGCGGCGCTGGCGCTGATGGCGGGATATGTCCTGCCGCAATTCCAGGATCTGTTCGCGGGCAGCAAGGCCAAGCTGCCGGCCGCCACGGCCGCCGTTCTGGCCATCGGTGATTTTCTGGGCAATTTCGGTCCCGGCATCGTGGCCGGCGTGGTCCTGACCCTGCTGCTGATGGCCCGGGCCTACCGTCAGCCCGACATGCGCCTGCGCATGGACCGGGTGTTGCTGGCGGCCACGGGGCCGCTGGGCCGGTTGATCGGCGATGCCCAGCTGGCGCTCTACACCCGGACCCTGGCCAGCCTGCTCAGCGGCGGCGTGCCGCTGGCGGCGGGCCTGGCGACGGCCGGTGGTTGCCTGTCCAACCGCGCCCTGGCGGGGGCGGCCGACCGGGTGCGCATCGCCGTGCGCGGCGGCAGCGACCTCAGCACGGCGGTGCAGGGCGAGCCTTTGTTTCCCCGCCGCCTGTCGCGCATGCTGGCCATGGCCGAACAGACCGCCAGCCTGCCGCAAGCCCTGCTGGATCTATCGAAAGTGTTGGAGCGTGAGAGGGGTCTAGCACTGGATAGGGCCTTGTCTTTGGTGACGCCCGTCCTAACCCTTGTTCTCGGCGGCATGGTCGGTGGGATCTTCGCCGCCCTGATCGCGGGGATCCTCAGCCTGAATGACATCGCCATCTGACAAGACCGACCTGAACCGTCCTGACCGTCGCCGAACCGCAGGCTTCACCCTGGTGGAGGTGCTGGTCGTCCTGGTGATCATCGGCCTGCTGGGCCTGCTGGTGGCACCCAACCTGGTGGCCCGCTTGGGAAAAGCCAAGGGCGAGGCGGCGCAGGCCCAGATCAACACCCTGGTCGCCGCCGTCGACCTGTTTTACGTCGATGTCGGCCGTTACCCCACCAGCCAGGAAGGGCTGGAGGCGCTGATGACGGCCCCGGCTGGCGACGCCAACTGGCGTGGCCCCTACCTGCGCAAGCGTCAGGCCCTGATCGACCCCTGGGGCAACCCCTATCG
The DNA window shown above is from Azospirillaceae bacterium and carries:
- a CDS encoding type II secretion system F family protein: MMMASFTYRSVDAEGRARRGTIEAANRSSAVDQLMQRGLTPLSLREAGARKGLSLGRGRDLNRAERLSFVRDLANLVSAGFALEPALGLVADQMPRPASAALVGRLRERVRAGEGLAAALSAHATVFPPEFVGLVAAGEQGGSLAAALGHLAVLEEERTHFRQRLISAMVYPALIALLTLAALALMAGYVLPQFQDLFAGSKAKLPAATAAVLAIGDFLGNFGPGIVAGVVLTLLLMARAYRQPDMRLRMDRVLLAATGPLGRLIGDAQLALYTRTLASLLSGGVPLAAGLATAGGCLSNRALAGAADRVRIAVRGGSDLSTAVQGEPLFPRRLSRMLAMAEQTASLPQALLDLSKVLERERGLALDRALSLVTPVLTLVLGGMVGGIFAALIAGILSLNDIAI
- the gspG gene encoding type II secretion system major pseudopilin GspG; this encodes MTSPSDKTDLNRPDRRRTAGFTLVEVLVVLVIIGLLGLLVAPNLVARLGKAKGEAAQAQINTLVAAVDLFYVDVGRYPTSQEGLEALMTAPAGDANWRGPYLRKRQALIDPWGNPYRYKAPGDHGAYDLFSYGSDNAPGGEGDARDVTSW
- a CDS encoding cytochrome c, with the translated sequence MRKKTILGLGLPLLAIAVAAGGLLYRANDAARDRVADDRLKTADAAPPDAAAIQRGAYVAATADCAACHTAPGSAQAFAGGYPLKTPFGVLISSNITPDRETGIGDWTERDFFRAVRHGQSPHGPLYAAMPYNAYVKLTDQDMHDLWAYMRSQAPVHNHIVSNQLPFPFNIRLLNLGWNLLFFDNHPFQPKGEQSAEWNRGAYLVDGPGHCAACHTAKNPLGGDSSAYLQGGPLQGWYAPEIANNPHVGLGAWTVPEIAQYLKTGSNGRAVASGPMAEAVENSTQHLTDADLVAIATYLRTVPGSNTQAPGPLAADDARMRRGAQVYAVNCSACHEGRGQGVADMVTGFAGNPAVQSANPDSLVQTLLKGGRGAVTEANPTGAGMPAFGWKLNDADAAAVLTFIRNSWGNAAAPVTADQVAATRAALGAPAVVK
- a CDS encoding GMC family oxidoreductase: MAQQRARVDAVIVGLGWAGSLMAEELTRAGLTVVALERGAWRDTTTDFPPAVDTDELRWSTRRGMLQPQAVETLTFRNRPDQGALPLRDWNCFQFGWNVGGAGTHWNGMTWRFKPYDFQPHTLTRRRYGDKKLADGLQVQDWGVSYDDLEPFYDRFERLAGTSGKAGNIQGQAQPGGNPFEGPRQRDYPLPPLQRTRACDLFDAGAAKLGLHSFPVPAGNTSGAYVNPLGVHMAPCTYCGYCEFFGCGNWSKSSPQACILPALKRRPNFSVLTQSEVLKVNLAADKKTATGVTFIDAAGRLWEQPADIVVISAYQMDNVRLMLLSGIGKPYDRASGTGVVGRNYAYQTISGASVFFEDEHLNPFIGAGALAQAVDDYNSDNFDHTHHDFIGGANMLIHSTNGRPIGMGGAVPPGTPRWGSDWKKAYRDSYQNSNSVYCQGTSYGHRDVYLDLDPTYTDRHGMPLLRVTFDWNENDARMAHFIADRAVEMGHAMGAKVVSRFEPTAKAFSPMDQLSSHTTGGAVMGADPTTSALNPYLQSWDVHNVFVAGASCFANNGGCNPTGTVAATTLWAAHAIKEQYLKNPGPLVKA
- a CDS encoding GspE/PulE family protein, with translation MRVVSDTNAPAGIHDDALGRVLSVLAAQGQMAPGALGRAQAAGGRVDRRLVDLGLVSEDHMAAAYARALGLALWPADHLPEAAVMVDTANLGFLKTNQMLPLTADGAEAVFAMADPLDRQALGAASFLAGRPVRAVVMTGTAIAAALDRLYEVGNPTANDDDLPDLLEGDAERLRDLASEGPVVRLVGNAIQAALAAGATDIHVEPMADRLVVRHRVDGILREAEVLPRRVAPGMITRIKVMAGLDIGERRLPQDGRIRQTLQGREIDFRVSTTPTVHGEDVVMRILDQQTAGGTLDTLGLPADVAGPLAAELNRPHGIVLVTGPTGSGKTTTLYAGLRGMDAVRRKILTVEDPVEYLLDGVNQTQVKPGIGLTFAHALRSFLRQDPDVILVGEMRDAETTKVAVQAALTGHLVLSTLHTNDAAGAVPRLVDMGVDPYLLASTLNGVLAQRLVRTLCPSCRQPYALSADAAVALGLPAKMVTVYRAVGCAACNGTGYRGRMAIAEWLPVNDQVRALVRRGASIGGDRGGGGGHRRHGAAVPGRPVPRAGRRHHARRNPARHQGGLSGGLR